A region of Ornithorhynchus anatinus isolate Pmale09 chromosome 5, mOrnAna1.pri.v4, whole genome shotgun sequence DNA encodes the following proteins:
- the RASSF2 gene encoding ras association domain-containing protein 2, with the protein MDYRNRTGLVPCGSDKYISKHELLSHLKTYNLYYEGQNLQLRHREEEGELIVEGLLNISWGLRRPIRLQMQDDHERVRPPPSSSSWHSGCNLGLHGSGPAPAPLPIPDIQITDTEASADGGRMPSPGGSGGLKPLGEEAPQLLRTRSDVGIRRRGNVRTPSDQRRVKRHRFSINGHFYNHKTSVFTPAYGSVTNVRINSTMTAPQVLRLLLNKFKIENSAEEFALYVVHTSGEKQKLRGTDYPLMARILQGPCERVSRLFLMDRDQVEEVTYDVAQYIKFEMPVLKSFIQKLKEEEDREVTKLKHKYTGLRLRIERRLEEIAESPPAI; encoded by the exons ATGGATTATCGCAACCGGACCGGCCTCGTCCCTTGCGGGTCCGACAAGTACATTTCGAA ACATGAACTCCTGTCACACCTGAAGACCTACAACCTCTATTACGAAGGGCAGAACCTGCAGCTTCGACACCGAGAG GAGGAAGGCGAGCTGATCGTGGAGGGTCTGCTGAACATCTCCTGGGGGCTGCGGCGGCCCATCCGCCTGCAGATGCAGGATGACCACGAGCGCGTCCGtccgcccccgtcctcctcctcctggcactCCGGCTGCAACCTCGGCCTCCACGG GTCCGGGCCTGCTCCcgcgcccctccccatccccgacaTCCAGATCACGGACACCGAGGCCTCGGCAGACGGCGGCCGGATGCCCAGCCCCGGCG GGAGCGGCGGGCTGAAGCCGCTGGGCGAGGAGGCCCCGCAGCTGCTGCGGACCCGCAGTGACGTGGGCATCCGGCGTCGCGGGAACGTGCGGACCCCCAGCGATCAGCGACGCGTCAAGCGCCACCGCTTCTCCATCAACGGGCACTTCTACAACCACAAG ACGTCGGTGTTCACTCCGGCCTACGGCTCCGTCACCAACGTCCGCATAAACAGCACCATGACGGCCCCTCAGGTGCTCAGGTTGCTGCTCAACAAGTTCAAG ATCGAAAATTCTGCCGAAGAATTTGCCTTGTATGTTGTCCACACCAGCGGAG agaagcagaagcTGCGCGGGACGGATTACCCGCTCATGGCCCGGATCCTGCAGGGCCCCTGCGAGCGCGTCTCCCGCCtcttcctcatggacagggaccaGGTGGAGGAAGTCACCTATGAT GTCGCTCAGTACATAAAATTCGAAATGCCGGTCCTCAAGAGCTTCATTCAGAagctgaaagaggaggaggaccgCGAAGTGACCAAACTCAAGCACAA GTACACCGGCCTCCGGCTGAGGATcgagaggaggctggaggagatagCCGAGAGCCCGCCCGCCATCTga